A region from the Mycoplasmopsis phocirhinis genome encodes:
- the hisS gene encoding histidine--tRNA ligase: MINKIKGTKDLSPSEMNLYEFIRSVFSKFTKNYNFNLIDTPIIEHSLLYKRSVAGSDIVKKEMYEFKDKANREIALRPEGTAGFVRALIENKWYATLKTPKFAYFGQMFRYEQPQKGRQRQFYQAGVETIGKVNPFVDAELIVLAHTILQTLGLNFILKINSIGDQESRQKYQNDLKQYFMQYQEQLSEDSQQRIQNNVLRILDDKIDAQKDFVKSAPKINDYLSTQSQQQFSNLKQILDESGIKYEVDYSLVRGLDYYDETVYEFVSTSQNSGSQSTLIGGGRYSNLIKELGGPELQASGWGFGIDRAAQIIMDEKLEIVQDDVEIVDIVIASSDIKSQIKLFSLANELRSYDIKIEFIKDITKSKKIFEKAKKLKAKFVIFNDNNLILVKNIINEDKIYFNLNEEGFVDLLDFLAENGLQALQNLELLLD, translated from the coding sequence ATGATAAATAAAATAAAAGGCACAAAAGATCTTTCACCAAGTGAAATGAATTTGTATGAATTTATTCGCAGTGTTTTTAGCAAATTCACAAAAAATTATAATTTTAATTTAATTGATACACCAATAATTGAACACTCTTTATTATATAAACGTTCAGTTGCTGGCAGCGACATTGTTAAAAAAGAAATGTATGAATTTAAAGATAAAGCAAATCGTGAAATTGCTTTACGTCCTGAAGGTACTGCTGGTTTTGTGCGGGCATTAATTGAAAATAAATGATACGCAACTTTAAAAACACCTAAATTTGCCTATTTTGGCCAAATGTTTCGTTATGAACAACCACAAAAAGGTAGACAAAGACAATTCTATCAAGCCGGAGTTGAAACAATAGGCAAAGTCAATCCGTTTGTTGATGCGGAATTAATTGTTTTAGCACACACTATTTTACAAACATTAGGTTTAAATTTTATACTTAAAATAAATTCAATTGGTGATCAAGAATCTCGACAAAAATATCAAAATGATTTAAAACAATACTTTATGCAGTATCAAGAACAATTAAGTGAGGATTCACAACAAAGAATTCAAAATAATGTTTTGCGGATTTTAGATGATAAAATTGATGCTCAAAAAGATTTTGTTAAAAGTGCCCCTAAAATAAATGATTATCTTTCAACCCAAAGTCAACAACAATTTAGTAATTTAAAGCAAATTTTAGATGAGAGTGGGATTAAGTACGAAGTAGATTATTCTTTAGTTAGAGGTTTAGATTACTACGATGAAACTGTTTATGAATTTGTTTCTACTTCACAAAATAGTGGTTCGCAATCTACTCTAATTGGTGGGGGAAGATATTCTAATTTAATTAAAGAGTTAGGCGGACCAGAACTCCAGGCTAGTGGTTGAGGCTTTGGTATTGATCGTGCTGCTCAAATCATTATGGATGAAAAATTAGAAATTGTGCAAGATGATGTGGAAATTGTTGATATAGTTATTGCCTCTAGTGATATTAAATCGCAAATTAAACTATTTAGTTTAGCTAATGAATTAAGAAGCTACGATATTAAAATTGAATTTATTAAAGATATTACCAAAAGTAAAAAAATATTTGAAAAAGCTAAAAAATTAAAAGCAAAATTTGTGATTTTTAACGACAATAATCTCATTTTAGTTAAAAATATTATTAACGAAGATAAAATTTATTTTAATTTAAACGAAGAAGGTTTTGTAGATTTATTAGATTTTTTAGCTGAAAATGGTCTACAAGCTCTCCAAAATTTAGAATTATTATTAGATTAA
- the msrB gene encoding peptide-methionine (R)-S-oxide reductase MsrB: protein MINQVRNELKLDELSYDVLKKSATEYPHTSSLNKEYRKGIYVEKITGEALFSSDDKFDSGCGWPSFSKPIEKESVVYLEDTSHRMIRTEVRSGEGNNHLGHVFNDGPKSMGGMRYCINGAALDFIPFEEMDERGYGEFKKFVK from the coding sequence ATCATTAATCAAGTAAGAAACGAATTAAAATTAGATGAATTAAGTTATGATGTTTTAAAAAAATCCGCAACTGAATATCCACATACATCATCTTTAAATAAAGAATACCGTAAAGGAATTTATGTAGAAAAAATAACTGGTGAAGCTTTATTTTCTTCGGATGATAAATTTGATTCAGGTTGTGGATGACCTTCTTTTTCTAAACCAATTGAAAAAGAAAGTGTTGTTTATTTAGAAGATACTTCACACCGTATGATTCGAACTGAAGTTCGTTCAGGCGAAGGCAATAATCATCTTGGTCATGTTTTTAACGATGGACCAAAAAGTATGGGTGGAATGAGATATTGTATTAACGGTGCTGCGTTAGATTTTATTCCATTTGAAGAAATGGATGAAAGAGGCTATGGCGAATTTAAAAAATTCGTTAAGTAA
- a CDS encoding amino acid permease has protein sequence MPIYTIQVLQDGIGAITNQQALTFGTNYDWIIWLLITTLMGLYLLLVPGLISRIGNIHNTIVLGIKFIPLVFIIIVGFILAFSTKGGISTVKITTFNTNYSIKLGDSFIQYSASAGFIGVFLSIGAIFFAYDGFYIAAGMQSEMKKPEKTTLALSLGLIIITILYIAIAIAMSINGGSFSNMRIYIQNLFGLKAGRIIFGLINIAIAIGVFGVINAFSMWMPRFIETLIAKGEMPLWNKFIHQLNPKKPIVGVIYSIIIGLGANIIFTIIGSLLYIPTNSDYLKYSNDAFHYMARLYSFADLIANWITVFSFVFIALAVMGAIKNRKTNKIKIKNQKKYFLFFAYITVIFTGLAMLAQILVPIVDLFTTFSFDAQYYSIIKNVSLQSAKQEYISLVVGRSMLVVVLLLFHILVFAVAPIENKVHQKRYGSIEKYNQYRQNILLKYN, from the coding sequence ATGCCAATTTACACAATTCAAGTTTTACAGGATGGTATTGGTGCAATCACCAATCAGCAAGCATTAACTTTTGGTACTAATTATGATTGAATTATTTGACTGCTAATAACAACATTAATGGGTTTATATTTGTTATTAGTACCGGGTTTAATCTCGCGAATAGGTAATATTCATAATACTATTGTTTTAGGTATTAAATTTATACCACTTGTTTTTATCATCATTGTTGGTTTTATTTTGGCTTTTAGCACTAAAGGTGGGATTTCAACCGTTAAAATAACCACATTTAATACTAATTATTCAATTAAATTAGGTGATAGTTTTATTCAATATTCAGCTTCAGCTGGTTTTATAGGTGTATTTTTATCAATAGGTGCTATTTTTTTTGCTTACGATGGTTTTTATATTGCTGCAGGAATGCAATCTGAAATGAAAAAACCAGAAAAAACTACTCTGGCCTTATCACTAGGTTTAATTATCATCACTATTTTATATATTGCAATTGCAATTGCAATGTCAATTAATGGTGGTTCATTTTCTAATATGAGAATTTATATCCAAAATTTGTTTGGTCTAAAAGCAGGTAGAATTATATTTGGTTTAATAAATATCGCTATTGCTATTGGTGTTTTTGGGGTAATTAATGCTTTTTCAATGTGAATGCCACGCTTTATTGAAACTTTAATCGCTAAAGGCGAAATGCCTTTATGAAATAAATTCATTCATCAATTGAATCCTAAAAAGCCAATTGTAGGTGTAATTTATTCAATTATCATTGGGCTAGGTGCAAACATAATTTTTACAATTATTGGCTCGCTTTTATATATACCAACTAATTCAGATTATTTAAAATATAGTAATGATGCTTTTCACTATATGGCTCGACTTTATTCATTTGCTGATTTAATAGCTAATTGAATAACTGTATTTAGTTTTGTTTTTATTGCTTTGGCTGTTATGGGAGCAATAAAAAACCGAAAAACAAACAAAATTAAAATTAAAAATCAAAAAAAATACTTTTTATTTTTTGCTTATATCACTGTTATATTCACTGGTTTAGCAATGTTGGCTCAAATTTTAGTACCAATAGTTGATTTATTTACAACTTTTAGTTTTGACGCTCAATATTATTCAATTATTAAAAATGTAAGTTTACAAAGTGCCAAACAAGAATATATTAGTTTAGTAGTTGGCCGCTCAATGTTAGTTGTAGTCTTATTGTTATTTCACATTTTAGTATTTGCTGTAGCGCCAATTGAAAATAAAGTTCACCAAAAACGATATGGTTCAATTGAAAAATATAATCAATATCGCCAAAATATTTTACTTAAATATAACTAA
- a CDS encoding HNH endonuclease family protein has product MLNRTKIWRNYFGNRFSGFDYCGREISINSPWTIEHINADINSNAYSNLIPAHYESNYNKANKSVWWDNDYELRVIKLKNSDYQYAIKRRKYDEENFEWVTPRNFR; this is encoded by the coding sequence ATGTTAAATCGAACAAAAATTTGAAGAAATTATTTTGGTAATAGGTTTTCTGGTTTTGATTATTGTGGAAGAGAAATATCAATAAATTCACCATGAACTATTGAGCATATAAATGCTGATATAAATTCAAATGCCTATTCAAATTTAATACCAGCACATTATGAATCAAATTATAATAAAGCCAATAAATCAGTTTGATGAGATAATGATTATGAATTAAGAGTAATTAAATTAAAAAATTCAGATTACCAATACGCAATTAAAAGAAGAAAATATGATGAAGAAAATTTTGAATGGGTAACTCCTCGAAATTTTCGATAA
- a CDS encoding IS3 family transposase, whose amino-acid sequence MSRHLKMEEFDLIFEVYQKHGKSQAIKTLWNISPKTKLVKKKYLAVRIAKIIKYYNLGVKEKLLTKKGKDRKPGSGRPRKEPDFDWDIFDRNDLIEIAKRYYEITNQKPKKEKKEEAKNLKIQFIKLALFFSLCRQTISNAKVKQNTEKTIPHSKIIVEAFEANKGRFGRKKLSIYIFNQYNIHINDRTLGRYLNQLNLKCKLRQKRKRKEIKNTKCQIPNTVQRDYNDNQNRNIFATDVSYINAPKDVRENHVYLSAIINHKTKKIVGFRLSKNNNLDFVLDNINDIQNENFDKFIVHSDHGFQYTNQEYINKIIKFGGTVSMSRVGNSLDNREIEYWFGVIKTELLNDLDYTKITFHELNDKIKEYIFWYNNERIQSNLGWKTPQQVAMAFAN is encoded by the coding sequence ATGTCAAGACATTTAAAAATGGAGGAATTCGATTTAATCTTTGAGGTTTACCAAAAACATGGAAAATCACAAGCTATAAAAACACTTTGAAATATCTCTCCAAAAACAAAATTAGTTAAGAAAAAATATCTTGCAGTAAGAATTGCTAAAATAATAAAATATTATAATTTAGGCGTGAAAGAAAAATTATTAACTAAAAAAGGCAAAGACAGAAAACCAGGTAGCGGAAGACCTAGAAAAGAACCAGATTTTGATTGGGATATTTTTGACAGAAATGATCTAATTGAAATCGCAAAAAGATATTATGAAATAACAAACCAAAAACCCAAAAAAGAGAAAAAAGAAGAAGCTAAAAATTTAAAAATCCAATTTATTAAACTAGCATTGTTTTTTAGTCTTTGTAGACAAACCATTTCTAATGCGAAAGTTAAACAAAATACAGAAAAAACAATTCCTCATTCAAAAATTATAGTTGAAGCATTTGAAGCAAATAAAGGCAGATTTGGCAGAAAAAAGCTAAGTATTTATATATTTAATCAATATAATATACACATAAATGACAGAACTTTAGGCAGATATTTAAATCAATTAAATCTTAAATGCAAGCTAAGACAAAAAAGAAAAAGAAAAGAAATTAAAAACACAAAATGCCAGATCCCAAATACCGTTCAAAGAGATTATAACGATAACCAAAATAGAAATATTTTCGCCACAGATGTTTCATACATAAATGCCCCAAAAGATGTGCGTGAAAATCACGTATATTTATCTGCTATCATCAATCACAAAACTAAAAAAATTGTGGGTTTTAGATTAAGCAAAAATAATAATCTAGATTTTGTTTTAGATAATATTAACGATATTCAAAACGAAAATTTTGATAAATTTATCGTTCATTCAGATCATGGTTTTCAATATACAAACCAAGAATATATTAATAAAATTATAAAATTCGGTGGAACAGTTTCAATGTCTAGAGTTGGAAATTCATTAGATAATAGAGAAATTGAATATTGATTTGGAGTTATTAAAACTGAATTATTAAATGATTTAGATTACACAAAAATTACCTTTCATGAGTTAAATGATAAAATTAAGGAATATATTTTTTGATATAACAACGAAAGAATACAATCAAATTTAGGATGAAAAACGCCACAACAAGTTGCTATGGCGTTCGCTAATTAA
- a CDS encoding DHH family phosphoesterase has translation MKIGNTQVAIDAIKNPKYKNIVIFHHTRPDGDCLGSQHGLAQMIKDNFPEKKVFTPGDNAGSYEFMNYHFDPIESIDFNDSLAIVVDASSSDRIVYGDLLLANKFSAKLRIDHHPNGSDIEYDYLFIDEHYVAAAEQVAHIAYDAKWKLSQKAAQHTFLGIVTDSGRFLYQDTSARTFKLAAFLEEQGNAQSWKLHKELGKRSLKDIKYIGHILSNFQSKGRVLYFVASKQVQAQFGFDELKAAIFVNELANIEQNSCWAFFVEQSDGTYRCRLRSNGPLVNEVANLYNGGGHANAAGCNISSIAQIDEILDQLNQAIIKWEAQ, from the coding sequence ATGAAAATAGGGAATACTCAAGTCGCTATTGATGCGATTAAAAATCCAAAATACAAAAATATTGTTATTTTTCATCATACCCGCCCCGATGGAGACTGTTTAGGTTCTCAACATGGCCTAGCACAAATGATTAAAGATAATTTCCCTGAAAAAAAAGTATTTACACCCGGTGATAATGCAGGTAGTTATGAGTTTATGAATTATCATTTTGATCCAATTGAATCAATTGATTTTAATGATTCATTAGCTATTGTTGTTGATGCTTCAAGTTCAGATCGTATAGTTTATGGAGATTTATTATTAGCAAATAAATTTAGTGCTAAATTACGCATAGACCATCACCCCAATGGAAGTGATATTGAATATGATTATTTATTCATTGATGAACATTATGTTGCTGCTGCTGAACAAGTTGCTCATATTGCTTATGATGCTAAGTGAAAATTAAGTCAAAAAGCTGCCCAACATACCTTTTTGGGGATAGTTACCGATTCTGGTAGATTTTTATACCAAGACACATCAGCTCGCACATTCAAACTAGCAGCATTTTTAGAAGAACAAGGTAATGCTCAATCATGAAAATTACACAAAGAATTAGGCAAAAGAAGTTTAAAAGATATTAAATATATAGGTCACATTCTTTCTAATTTTCAATCAAAAGGACGTGTTTTATACTTTGTTGCTTCTAAACAAGTTCAAGCTCAGTTTGGTTTTGATGAATTAAAAGCAGCAATATTTGTCAATGAATTAGCAAACATCGAACAAAATTCATGTTGAGCATTTTTTGTTGAACAATCCGATGGAACTTATCGCTGTCGCTTAAGATCAAATGGTCCTCTAGTTAATGAAGTTGCTAATTTATATAATGGTGGTGGTCATGCCAATGCTGCTGGCTGCAATATTTCTTCAATAGCACAAATTGATGAAATTTTAGATCAACTTAACCAGGCTATAATTAAATGGGAGGCTCAATAA
- a CDS encoding amino acid permease, with product MNQTQSKFNESITKKKQISFFSAMLIVMGSSIGAGIFFKSDEVLRNSRGNLILAIASWILAAFAVISMAIAIAEIAGVKKDNMSLVGWNKIFNSKWIYQASKNFMIYLTLPLTFFICQFTQFKFYRMVLVQSPISKH from the coding sequence ATGAATCAAACACAATCTAAATTCAATGAAAGTATAACTAAAAAAAAGCAAATTAGCTTTTTTTCGGCGATGTTAATTGTGATGGGTAGTTCAATTGGTGCGGGCATTTTTTTTAAATCCGATGAAGTTTTAAGAAATTCGCGAGGCAATTTAATTTTGGCAATCGCGAGTTGAATTCTGGCCGCTTTTGCGGTAATATCTATGGCTATTGCCATTGCTGAAATTGCTGGTGTAAAAAAAGATAATATGTCCCTAGTAGGTTGAAATAAAATTTTTAATTCCAAATGAATTTATCAGGCTTCAAAAAATTTTATGATTTATTTAACCTTACCATTAACTTTTTTTATATGCCAATTTACACAATTCAAGTTTTACAGGATGGTATTGGTGCAATCACCAATCAGCAAGCATTAA
- a CDS encoding DHH family phosphoesterase translates to MKMANTGSWEIAAQKLEQYDSIVIFHHIRPDGDCLGSQFGLRELLRINYPDKKIYAIGDSNGLFSNFLNLDFDEVPTDEILAKSLAVVVDANQKERIFNREVLDKNLFAETLRIDHHPNEDDLDKVTIWLESNRIAAAEMIAELAYQKQWKLNQRAANFIFLGIVTDSGRFQFSDTSARTHELVAYLYKNNLEAEKVFLGLAQHSLQDLKAQNYLMSSLKTVGQVAYIQIDYHNTIKLGKTPNDMARPNLIGNIKGFPIWVSFNEEQNGKIRVEFRSNGPIVRNVAIKFGGGGHDRASGAIINSFDEVEKVIEQCNLEIQRWQKQYKE, encoded by the coding sequence ATGAAAATGGCTAATACTGGCAGCTGAGAAATTGCTGCTCAAAAATTAGAACAATATGATTCAATTGTAATTTTTCATCATATTCGCCCTGATGGCGATTGTTTAGGTAGTCAATTTGGCTTAAGAGAATTATTAAGAATAAATTATCCTGATAAAAAAATTTATGCGATAGGTGATTCTAATGGTTTATTTTCAAATTTTTTGAATTTAGATTTTGATGAAGTGCCAACAGATGAAATTTTAGCTAAATCTTTAGCAGTTGTAGTTGATGCAAACCAAAAAGAAAGAATATTCAATCGTGAAGTTTTAGACAAAAATTTATTTGCTGAAACTTTAAGAATTGATCATCACCCCAATGAAGATGATTTAGATAAAGTAACAATTTGATTAGAATCTAATCGCATTGCTGCTGCGGAAATGATAGCTGAATTAGCCTACCAAAAACAGTGAAAATTAAACCAAAGAGCTGCCAATTTTATTTTTTTAGGAATTGTTACTGATTCGGGAAGATTTCAATTTTCAGACACAAGTGCACGCACACACGAATTAGTAGCGTATTTATATAAAAATAATTTAGAAGCTGAAAAGGTTTTTTTAGGTTTAGCTCAACATTCACTGCAAGATTTAAAAGCCCAAAATTATTTAATGTCTTCACTTAAAACAGTTGGTCAAGTAGCTTATATTCAAATTGATTATCATAATACAATTAAATTAGGCAAAACTCCTAATGATATGGCACGTCCAAATTTAATTGGTAATATTAAAGGTTTTCCAATTTGGGTTTCGTTTAACGAAGAACAAAACGGTAAAATAAGAGTTGAATTTCGCTCAAATGGTCCAATTGTCAGAAATGTTGCTATTAAATTTGGCGGTGGTGGCCATGATCGCGCTTCAGGAGCAATTATTAATTCCTTTGATGAAGTTGAAAAGGTAATTGAGCAGTGTAATTTAGAAATTCAACGCTGACAAAAACAATATAAGGAGTAA
- a CDS encoding phosphopentomutase produces MAKFNRIFMIVTDGLGIGADRDQKAFGDNGANTILSASKSALFYIDNWKKLGIGNITTLEGNYHVQKPKAYMARVQEVSNAKDTLAGHWEMMGIKTLVPFPTFSENGFPEELIQTLSQAFDGRKIICNKSGSGTEIIDEYAQEQKDTGAIIVYTSMDSVLQIAAHEEWIGLDNLYRYGQAARQICSSKPEWNVGRIIVRPFITDANGKYKRTFNRHDYANKPAELILNQLQKAGVEVVAVGKINDIFVGQGISRSIHSDGDAHAMDITIDEAKKDTKNTFVFTNLVQFDSHYGHRRDVDGYASNIALLDTKIGVLINAMHEDDLLIMTSDHGNDPLYPGFNHTRELLPLTIFSKSFTSPKVLKDVQGLGTSGNIVARNWNVPIVIETGDDIFDQLV; encoded by the coding sequence ATGGCGAAATTTAACCGCATTTTTATGATCGTAACTGATGGTTTAGGCATTGGGGCCGATCGTGACCAAAAAGCATTTGGAGATAACGGAGCAAATACTATTCTTTCAGCTTCTAAAAGTGCTTTATTTTACATTGATAATTGAAAAAAATTAGGTATTGGCAATATTACTACGCTAGAAGGTAATTATCATGTGCAAAAACCAAAAGCATATATGGCCAGAGTTCAAGAAGTTTCAAACGCTAAAGATACTTTAGCCGGTCATTGAGAAATGATGGGGATTAAAACATTAGTGCCATTTCCCACTTTTAGCGAAAATGGTTTTCCTGAAGAATTAATTCAAACATTAAGTCAAGCTTTTGATGGCCGCAAAATTATTTGCAACAAAAGTGGTTCAGGCACTGAAATTATTGACGAATATGCCCAAGAACAAAAAGACACTGGTGCCATTATTGTTTATACTTCAATGGATTCAGTTTTACAAATTGCCGCTCATGAAGAGTGAATTGGCCTAGATAATTTATATCGCTACGGACAAGCGGCACGTCAAATTTGTTCATCTAAACCAGAATGGAATGTCGGCCGAATAATTGTGCGACCATTTATAACAGATGCAAACGGCAAATATAAAAGAACTTTTAATCGCCACGATTATGCCAATAAACCTGCTGAATTGATTTTGAATCAATTGCAAAAAGCAGGTGTTGAAGTTGTAGCTGTTGGCAAAATTAATGATATTTTTGTAGGCCAAGGAATTTCACGCTCAATTCATTCAGATGGCGATGCTCACGCAATGGATATTACTATCGATGAAGCTAAAAAAGATACAAAAAACACCTTTGTTTTTACTAATTTAGTACAATTTGATTCACATTATGGTCATCGTCGCGATGTAGATGGATATGCTTCTAATATTGCTTTATTAGACACTAAAATTGGAGTTTTGATCAATGCAATGCATGAAGATGATTTATTAATTATGACTTCAGACCATGGTAATGATCCTTTATATCCCGGTTTTAACCACACACGCGAATTATTGCCTTTAACTATTTTTTCAAAATCATTTACTTCTCCCAAAGTACTTAAAGATGTTCAAGGTTTAGGTACAAGTGGTAATATCGTGGCGCGCAATTGGAATGTGCCTATTGTTATTGAAACAGGTGATGATATCTTTGATCAATTGGTTTAA